From Cecembia calidifontis, one genomic window encodes:
- a CDS encoding zinc-binding dehydrogenase: MKAILCTEYGGPELLKYTETTDPSPGEKEVVIEVAACAVNFPDVLIIQNKYQFKPELPFSPGGEVAGVIASVGPGVKHFQKGQRVLALCGWGGFAEKVKVAADRVFPIPPFMDDITAASTLYTFGTAYHALKDRAQLKAGETLLVLGASGGVGLAAVELGKVMGATVIAAASTTEKLAICQEKGAKHLINYEKEDLKEKIKELTSGKGVDVVLDVVGDKYAEPALRSMAWKGRYLVVGFAAGEIPKLPFNLTLLKGCAVMGVFWGRFSSEEPKQSQQNLTELVGMIQAGKIKQHIYKTYSLEEAPQALKDMIERKVVGKAVVVVKESQEAEDEKLEFKKNQDTRYKNQDIPEGGNRNAESKGGKMVFRSVEDLKGFVGKGLGKSSWTTVSQELIQKFAETTKDFQWIHVDTEKAKALIPGGKNLAHGYLTLSLAPKLLYEILPLEGVQMALNYGVNKVRFPAPVFSGDQVRLMARLTNLEESPDGSLKLYIKAEMESDASNKPVCVAEMISMVRF; this comes from the coding sequence ATGAAAGCCATTCTTTGTACTGAATACGGAGGTCCTGAGCTCCTGAAATATACCGAAACCACAGATCCTTCCCCAGGAGAAAAAGAGGTGGTCATTGAAGTGGCGGCCTGCGCCGTAAACTTCCCTGATGTGCTCATCATTCAGAACAAATACCAGTTTAAGCCCGAACTCCCCTTTTCTCCAGGGGGTGAAGTGGCCGGGGTAATTGCCTCGGTTGGTCCCGGAGTAAAGCACTTCCAGAAAGGACAACGCGTTTTGGCACTTTGTGGTTGGGGAGGTTTTGCAGAGAAGGTAAAAGTAGCAGCTGATCGGGTATTTCCCATCCCTCCTTTTATGGATGATATTACCGCTGCTTCCACCCTTTACACCTTTGGAACGGCATACCATGCCCTAAAAGACAGAGCACAACTCAAAGCCGGGGAAACCCTCTTGGTGCTGGGCGCTTCTGGAGGCGTGGGGCTCGCAGCTGTGGAGCTCGGTAAAGTCATGGGAGCCACTGTAATTGCGGCAGCCTCCACTACCGAAAAACTGGCCATTTGCCAAGAAAAAGGAGCCAAGCACCTCATCAACTACGAAAAGGAAGACCTCAAGGAGAAAATAAAGGAACTCACTTCCGGCAAGGGGGTAGATGTGGTCCTGGATGTGGTGGGGGACAAATATGCGGAACCTGCCCTAAGAAGCATGGCCTGGAAAGGGCGCTATTTGGTGGTAGGATTTGCAGCCGGAGAAATCCCCAAGCTCCCTTTCAACCTGACCTTGTTGAAAGGATGCGCGGTGATGGGTGTATTTTGGGGGAGGTTTTCTTCCGAAGAACCTAAACAAAGTCAACAAAACCTAACGGAGTTGGTGGGCATGATACAGGCGGGAAAAATCAAGCAGCACATTTATAAAACTTACAGTCTGGAAGAAGCTCCGCAGGCCTTGAAGGACATGATAGAAAGGAAAGTGGTGGGGAAAGCGGTAGTGGTGGTGAAGGAGAGCCAAGAAGCGGAAGACGAGAAATTAGAGTTTAAAAAGAATCAAGATACAAGATACAAGAACCAAGACATCCCGGAAGGGGGAAATCGGAATGCGGAAAGCAAAGGTGGAAAAATGGTTTTCAGATCGGTAGAGGATTTGAAGGGGTTTGTGGGGAAGGGTTTGGGCAAAAGTTCTTGGACAACAGTCAGTCAGGAACTTATCCAGAAGTTTGCCGAGACCACGAAGGATTTCCAGTGGATCCATGTGGATACTGAAAAGGCTAAGGCTTTGATACCAGGCGGAAAAAACCTCGCCCATGGGTATTTGACCTTGTCTTTGGCACCTAAACTCCTGTATGAAATTTTGCCCTTGGAAGGGGTGCAGATGGCCTTGAATTATGGGGTCAACAAAGTACGTTTTCCGGCTCCGGTTTTTTCAGGTGATCAGGTAAGGCTGATGGCCCGCTTGACCAATTTAGAGGAAAGCCCTGATGGAAGCCTTAAGCTGTATATCAAGGCTGAAATGGAATCGGATGCCAGTAACAAACCCGTATGTGTGGCCGAAATGATCTCTATGGTGAGATTTTGA
- a CDS encoding dipeptidase, with translation MSVKQYIQNNQEKFLNELFDLLRIPSVSADPKFKNDVFAAAEFVKDSLEKAGADNVELCQTAGYPIVYGEKIIDPSLPTILVYGHYDVQPADPYELWDSPPFEPVIKKTPRHPEGAIFARGSADDKGQFYMHVKAFEAMMAENAMPCNVKFMIEGEEEVGSANLDIFVKENKEKLKADVVVVSDTHMISLEHPSVTVGLRGLAYMEVEVTGPNRDLHSGTYGGAVANPINILCKMIASLHDENNHITIPGFYDKVEEYSKAYRDNLNKAPFDLEAYKKELDIADVHGEVGYTTIERVGIRPTLDVNGIWGGYTGEGAKTVLPSKAFAKISMRLVPNQDHKEIAKLFEAHFKAIAPKSVKVKVTPHHGGAAAVVSTETPGYRAADLAIQEAFGKKAIPTREGGSIPICALFQQELGLDPILLGFGLDTDALHSPNEHYGVKNYLMGIETIALFFKHFKNEVVQ, from the coding sequence ATGTCAGTAAAACAATATATTCAGAACAATCAGGAGAAATTCCTGAACGAACTTTTTGACTTGTTGCGCATCCCTTCGGTGAGTGCTGACCCCAAATTCAAAAATGATGTTTTCGCTGCGGCGGAGTTTGTCAAAGACAGTTTGGAAAAAGCCGGAGCAGATAATGTAGAGCTTTGTCAGACAGCTGGATATCCCATCGTTTACGGAGAAAAAATCATTGATCCATCTTTGCCTACCATCTTGGTCTATGGCCATTATGATGTGCAGCCTGCCGATCCATATGAGCTATGGGATTCTCCTCCTTTTGAGCCGGTGATCAAAAAGACCCCAAGACATCCGGAAGGGGCGATTTTTGCCCGTGGTTCTGCAGACGACAAAGGGCAGTTTTATATGCACGTGAAGGCTTTTGAAGCCATGATGGCCGAAAATGCCATGCCCTGCAATGTGAAATTCATGATAGAGGGAGAAGAGGAAGTGGGTTCCGCCAACCTGGACATTTTTGTAAAGGAAAATAAGGAGAAATTAAAAGCAGATGTGGTGGTGGTTTCCGATACCCACATGATTTCCTTGGAGCATCCTTCCGTAACTGTTGGTCTTAGAGGTTTGGCCTATATGGAAGTGGAAGTGACCGGTCCAAACAGGGACTTGCATTCGGGAACCTATGGCGGTGCTGTAGCCAATCCGATCAATATCCTGTGTAAAATGATCGCTTCCCTACATGATGAAAACAACCACATCACCATTCCAGGATTTTATGACAAAGTGGAGGAATATTCCAAAGCATACAGGGACAACCTGAACAAGGCCCCATTTGACCTGGAAGCTTACAAAAAAGAATTGGACATTGCTGATGTGCATGGTGAGGTGGGTTACACCACCATCGAAAGGGTTGGTATCCGTCCGACCTTGGATGTCAATGGTATCTGGGGCGGCTATACCGGTGAGGGCGCCAAAACGGTATTGCCTTCCAAAGCCTTTGCCAAAATTTCCATGAGATTGGTGCCCAATCAGGACCATAAGGAGATAGCTAAGCTTTTTGAAGCACATTTCAAGGCCATTGCCCCCAAATCTGTGAAGGTGAAAGTTACTCCCCATCATGGTGGCGCGGCGGCGGTGGTTTCTACAGAGACCCCGGGTTACAGGGCTGCAGATCTGGCCATTCAGGAGGCATTTGGCAAAAAAGCTATTCCTACAAGGGAAGGTGGCTCGATTCCGATCTGTGCTTTGTTCCAACAGGAATTGGGGCTGGATCCTATCTTGTTGGGCTTTGGTCTAGATACCGATGCCCTTCATTCGCCCAATGAGCACTATGGGGTGAAGAATTACCTGATGGGTATTGAGACCATCGCCTTGTTCTTCAAGCATTTCAAAAACGAAGTAGTCCAATAA
- a CDS encoding protein-disulfide reductase DsbD family protein encodes MTKSLKISLVLSLFVLFSNLAMAQIIAPPKWTIQLSEKNIKVGDEVKIIFKAQVPRDWYIYSNDFDPDLGPMLTELVLKQKEGFVLVGGLKAINPRKKYDEIWEGEVTYFVGTGTFEQTIKITGTNITATGFVGYQMCTDVTGQCIPFEEDFTLTAQALPGTVAGGEADNEAPTEETQINLSETEVEEAIGQEVVTERSYISLDDEGEQGGLIGFMLIAFLAGLAALLTPCVFPMIPMTVTFFTGRAKSRISGIRNAFLYGFSIIAIYTIAGTAVAAIQGPEFANWLSTHWIPNVFFFLIFIFFALAFLGMFEITLPSGFVNKMDAKADKGGMTGIFFMAFTLVLVSFSCTGPIVGSILISSAGGALVKPILGMFAFSLAFAIPFTLFAIFPEWLNSLPKSGGWLNSVKVVLGFLELALAFKFLSVADQVYHWGILDRDIYIAIWVVIFALLGFYLLGKIRLPHDSPMDHISVPRLMLAITTFVFVIYLIPGLWGAPLKALSGYLPPMASHDFNILENRYGGTTSENKLDDVPKYADFLHFPHGIQGYFDYDQALAAAKRAGKPLFIDFTGHGCVNCREMEARVWSDPQVLQRLKEDFVMVALYIDERYELPESEWYTSEYDGKVKSTIGKQNADFQITRFNNNAQPYYVILDHNEELLVRPKAYDTNIQNFVNFLEEAKAEFGRR; translated from the coding sequence ATGACAAAATCCCTCAAAATCAGTCTTGTCCTTTCCCTGTTTGTTCTTTTTTCCAACCTGGCCATGGCCCAGATCATTGCCCCGCCTAAGTGGACCATCCAATTGTCTGAAAAGAACATCAAGGTGGGCGATGAGGTCAAAATTATTTTTAAGGCCCAAGTGCCCAGAGATTGGTATATCTATTCCAATGATTTTGATCCGGACTTGGGGCCTATGCTGACTGAGCTGGTACTGAAACAAAAAGAGGGGTTTGTTTTGGTGGGGGGCTTAAAGGCCATCAATCCACGCAAGAAATACGATGAGATATGGGAAGGTGAAGTCACGTATTTTGTGGGTACGGGCACTTTTGAGCAGACCATCAAAATTACCGGAACGAATATCACTGCCACTGGATTTGTTGGCTATCAAATGTGTACTGATGTTACTGGCCAATGCATCCCTTTTGAGGAAGATTTTACATTAACGGCCCAGGCTTTACCAGGTACCGTAGCGGGAGGCGAGGCGGACAACGAAGCACCAACTGAAGAAACACAAATCAATCTAAGTGAAACAGAAGTTGAGGAAGCAATAGGACAAGAGGTAGTTACTGAAAGAAGCTATATCAGCTTGGATGATGAAGGGGAGCAAGGGGGCTTGATCGGTTTTATGTTGATTGCCTTCCTGGCAGGATTGGCTGCATTGTTGACTCCCTGTGTATTCCCCATGATTCCGATGACCGTTACTTTCTTTACCGGAAGGGCCAAATCAAGGATCAGTGGAATCAGAAACGCCTTTCTTTATGGTTTTTCCATTATTGCTATTTATACGATAGCTGGAACGGCCGTGGCGGCTATTCAGGGGCCTGAGTTTGCCAACTGGCTTTCCACCCACTGGATTCCCAATGTCTTTTTCTTCTTGATATTTATCTTTTTTGCTCTTGCCTTTTTGGGCATGTTTGAAATCACTTTGCCCAGCGGCTTTGTCAACAAGATGGATGCAAAGGCGGACAAAGGAGGCATGACAGGAATCTTCTTCATGGCATTTACCCTGGTTCTGGTATCATTCTCCTGTACGGGGCCTATTGTAGGATCCATTTTGATCAGCTCTGCGGGAGGAGCTTTGGTGAAACCGATTTTGGGCATGTTTGCCTTCTCTTTGGCATTTGCGATTCCGTTCACCCTGTTTGCCATTTTCCCGGAATGGTTGAATTCGCTTCCAAAATCCGGCGGTTGGTTGAATTCAGTGAAAGTCGTACTTGGCTTCTTGGAATTGGCATTGGCCTTCAAATTCCTATCTGTTGCAGATCAGGTATATCATTGGGGTATATTGGACAGGGATATTTACATAGCGATTTGGGTAGTGATTTTTGCCTTATTGGGATTCTATCTCCTTGGAAAAATCAGGTTGCCTCATGATTCCCCAATGGATCATATAAGTGTGCCCAGGTTGATGTTGGCAATTACTACCTTCGTATTTGTGATTTATTTGATCCCCGGTTTGTGGGGAGCGCCGTTGAAAGCCTTGAGCGGCTATCTTCCTCCTATGGCGTCCCATGACTTCAATATTTTGGAAAATAGGTATGGAGGAACTACATCGGAAAACAAACTGGATGATGTTCCCAAATATGCCGATTTCCTTCATTTTCCACATGGTATACAAGGCTACTTTGATTATGATCAGGCCTTGGCGGCTGCTAAGAGAGCAGGAAAACCCCTGTTCATCGATTTTACCGGTCATGGTTGTGTCAATTGCAGGGAAATGGAAGCTCGGGTTTGGTCAGATCCTCAGGTTTTACAAAGGTTAAAGGAAGATTTTGTAATGGTGGCCCTGTATATTGATGAACGCTATGAACTTCCGGAATCAGAGTGGTACACTTCCGAATATGATGGAAAAGTGAAATCCACCATTGGCAAGCAGAATGCAGATTTTCAGATCACCCGGTTCAATAACAATGCCCAGCCTTATTACGTGATCCTGGATCACAATGAAGAATTATTGGTGCGGCCTAAAGCCTATGATACCAATATCCAAAATTTTGTGAATTTCCTGGAAGAGGCAAAGGCAGAGTTTGGAAGAAGGTAA